A window of Paenibacillus polygoni contains these coding sequences:
- a CDS encoding FecCD family ABC transporter permease, with protein MSKYKSFQTSNGKLSFLIEKRTVWVTFILFILCAAFMVISTGIGSQYISPSQVISSIFGQGDKTVEIIVEKLRLPRILTAVLVGSSLAVAGAVLQGVIRNPLASPDVTGITDGASLGAVLFIFFTSGTISIKFMPLAAILGAFLVTGLLYVLAWRGGVTPLRLVLVGTGLAAALKSISYMFIIAGPMQLAERSITFMTGSIYGASWDSDVYILLPWVAILLPLTWLQARKVNIQALGDEVAVSAGAHVQKHRLLLIVLSVALAGSAIAIGGTIAFIGLMAPHMARKLVGPSFGSVVPVSALLGALILLIADLVARTAFLPADVPAGVFTAAIGAPFFMYQLYRSRNH; from the coding sequence ATGAGCAAATACAAGTCATTTCAAACGTCTAACGGCAAACTTTCATTTCTAATTGAAAAAAGAACCGTATGGGTTACGTTTATTCTGTTCATCCTCTGTGCTGCATTCATGGTGATCTCAACGGGAATCGGAAGTCAGTACATTTCTCCTTCGCAAGTGATAAGCTCTATTTTTGGTCAAGGAGATAAAACGGTAGAAATTATTGTAGAAAAATTGAGACTGCCGCGTATTCTGACTGCTGTACTCGTTGGATCTTCTCTTGCAGTTGCAGGGGCCGTGCTGCAAGGAGTAATCCGAAATCCGCTTGCATCACCAGACGTAACGGGAATCACAGACGGAGCCTCACTTGGAGCGGTGCTTTTTATATTTTTCACATCTGGTACGATTTCCATAAAATTTATGCCGCTCGCTGCGATCCTGGGCGCTTTTCTAGTGACGGGATTGTTATATGTACTGGCATGGAGGGGTGGCGTTACGCCTTTGCGCCTCGTGCTGGTGGGTACAGGCCTTGCAGCTGCGCTTAAATCGATCTCTTACATGTTTATTATTGCAGGTCCAATGCAGCTGGCGGAGCGGTCGATTACCTTTATGACGGGAAGTATCTATGGAGCTTCGTGGGATTCAGATGTGTACATCTTACTTCCTTGGGTCGCCATTCTGTTGCCATTAACCTGGCTCCAAGCGAGGAAGGTTAACATTCAAGCCCTTGGAGATGAAGTAGCAGTAAGCGCAGGAGCACATGTGCAGAAGCATCGGCTGCTGCTTATCGTGCTCAGTGTGGCACTTGCGGGATCAGCCATCGCTATTGGCGGCACCATTGCATTTATTGGGCTAATGGCACCGCATATGGCGAGGAAGCTCGTAGGGCCTTCCTTTGGAAGTGTGGTGCCGGTAAGTGCGCTGCTCGGAGCCTTGATCTTATTGATAGCCGATCTAGTGGCGCGGACTGCGTTTCTTCCTGCGGATGTTCCGGCAGGTGTATTCACTGCAGCCATTGGCGCTCCGTTCTTTATGTATCAGCTATATAGAAGCCGAAATCATTGA
- a CDS encoding FecCD family ABC transporter permease: protein MRILGLTLSIGLLILAMMSSVVFGVTHIPLSVIWQSLTEPNGSTEHLIIQTARIPRALIAAAVGGSLAVAGAVMQVITRNPIASPSTLGVNAGAAFFVVVATGWLGVSGLQQTTWVALLGAAVSGGVVFFLGSMGRDGMTPVKITLAGASMTAFFHSLTQGLMLSDGKMFDQVLIWLVGSVAGRELDQLKAVVPYMGIGLLIALLLSRHLNVLSMGDDIAAGLGQKTAMIKILSAVSIILLAGASVAAAGPIAFIGIIIPHIMKFFLPNDYRWILPYSFVWGAVLLVSADVLSRYIAMPKEVPVGVMTAIIGVPFFVYIARKGGRQGA, encoded by the coding sequence ATGCGCATCTTGGGTCTTACCTTGTCTATTGGTCTACTGATTCTTGCTATGATGAGTAGTGTTGTTTTTGGTGTCACCCACATTCCTTTGTCCGTTATTTGGCAGTCTTTGACTGAACCCAATGGAAGTACAGAGCATTTAATTATACAGACGGCAAGGATACCTCGTGCGCTGATTGCTGCAGCAGTTGGCGGGAGTCTTGCCGTAGCAGGTGCCGTAATGCAGGTGATCACCCGTAATCCAATCGCTTCTCCGAGCACCTTAGGTGTGAATGCAGGTGCTGCTTTTTTCGTCGTTGTAGCTACAGGTTGGTTAGGTGTATCTGGTCTTCAACAAACGACTTGGGTCGCTCTTTTGGGAGCGGCAGTAAGCGGCGGGGTTGTATTTTTTCTTGGAAGTATGGGCCGGGACGGAATGACACCTGTGAAAATCACACTAGCCGGTGCTTCCATGACTGCCTTTTTTCATTCGCTCACTCAAGGTTTAATGCTGTCAGATGGAAAGATGTTTGACCAGGTGCTAATATGGCTTGTCGGATCAGTTGCTGGCAGGGAACTAGATCAGCTTAAGGCAGTCGTTCCTTATATGGGGATAGGGCTGTTGATTGCACTCCTGCTGTCAAGGCATCTTAACGTATTATCCATGGGAGATGATATTGCGGCAGGGCTTGGACAGAAGACGGCTATGATTAAAATTCTCTCTGCCGTCTCTATTATTTTACTAGCAGGTGCATCGGTTGCTGCTGCGGGTCCTATCGCGTTTATAGGCATCATTATTCCGCATATCATGAAGTTTTTTCTTCCGAATGATTATCGCTGGATTTTACCGTATAGTTTCGTATGGGGTGCTGTACTCCTTGTTTCCGCAGATGTGCTGTCCCGCTATATTGCGATGCCCAAAGAGGTGCCGGTCGGCGTTATGACGGCGATCATCGGCGTTCCGTTCTTTGTCTATATTGCAAGAAAGGGAGGGCGGCAAGGAGCATGA
- a CDS encoding sulfate/molybdate ABC transporter ATP-binding protein produces MHVEVRGLNKHFGNFHAVKDVSFDIKKGHLIGLLGPSGGGKTSILRILAGLENPDAGEIRLHGQLVNHLPPQERGIGFVFQNYALFKHMTVFDNIAFGLKVKKQSKSQIQDRVMELVELTGLSGFEKRYPHQLSGGQRQRVAFARALAPEPQLLLLDEPFAAIDAKIRHELRSWLRELIERVGITSIFVTHDQDEAIEVADEIMIINAGALEQKGTPWDIYKQPETPFVASFIGESTIVEHARELKGFDKLTGSAVEAKALIRPEYIEVGSEHEFTLLSATEKGKVRALHFRGSEWLVEVVVGNNKLITYRSLEKETLSVGQEVRVLVHRAYLFNDHENWMVENHLKSDPMPVSI; encoded by the coding sequence ATGCATGTGGAAGTCCGTGGTCTAAACAAACATTTTGGCAATTTTCATGCAGTTAAAGATGTTTCTTTTGATATAAAAAAAGGTCACCTCATTGGTTTACTCGGTCCAAGTGGAGGAGGCAAAACTTCCATACTACGTATCTTGGCAGGGCTTGAAAATCCCGATGCGGGTGAGATTCGCTTGCATGGACAGCTAGTTAACCATCTTCCGCCCCAAGAACGGGGAATTGGATTTGTCTTTCAAAACTATGCGTTATTTAAACATATGACCGTATTTGATAATATCGCGTTTGGACTTAAGGTAAAGAAGCAATCCAAATCGCAGATCCAAGATCGGGTCATGGAACTTGTTGAACTGACAGGGCTCAGCGGCTTTGAGAAAAGATATCCACACCAGTTATCCGGAGGACAAAGACAGCGGGTTGCGTTTGCAAGAGCACTTGCTCCTGAACCACAGCTTCTGCTGCTGGATGAACCCTTCGCTGCAATTGATGCCAAGATTCGGCACGAGCTAAGATCATGGCTGCGGGAACTCATAGAGCGGGTAGGTATTACCTCGATCTTTGTTACGCACGATCAGGACGAAGCGATTGAAGTTGCTGATGAAATTATGATTATAAACGCAGGAGCGCTCGAGCAAAAAGGGACTCCTTGGGACATATATAAACAACCGGAAACCCCTTTTGTAGCCTCTTTTATTGGTGAATCGACGATTGTTGAGCATGCACGGGAACTAAAAGGGTTTGACAAGTTAACAGGTTCTGCTGTTGAAGCGAAGGCTCTGATTCGCCCTGAATACATTGAGGTAGGCTCAGAACATGAATTCACCTTGCTTTCGGCTACCGAAAAGGGAAAGGTTCGTGCCTTGCACTTCCGCGGCAGTGAATGGCTTGTTGAAGTCGTGGTCGGGAATAACAAGTTAATCACGTATCGTTCGTTAGAAAAAGAAACACTATCGGTAGGTCAAGAAGTGCGAGTCCTTGTTCACAGGGCTTATCTTTTTAATGATCATGAGAACTGGATGGTTGAGAATCACCTGAAGAGTGATCCGATGCCCGTATCTATATAG
- a CDS encoding TetR/AcrR family transcriptional regulator, whose product MARRAVEQELSRERILEAARHLFVTKGYRSISMRSIGQHLGYSHGSLYYHFKEKAELFYAIVVEDFNHLGQLLLQAMARSSKDGLTKPEHVMMEFIRFGLQNPYQYEIMFMIRDEELLAYCRAEQNRCYELFATIIRHHMNHKNYTNEERIQLPHSLFLSIHGFISYYIQDRLPFEEVRAEAASHVSIMCSRL is encoded by the coding sequence ATGGCTAGAAGAGCAGTGGAGCAGGAATTGTCGAGAGAACGAATTTTAGAAGCAGCCAGGCATTTGTTCGTTACAAAAGGATATCGATCTATTTCAATGCGCAGTATTGGACAGCATCTAGGATACAGTCACGGCTCTTTATATTATCATTTCAAGGAAAAAGCAGAATTGTTTTATGCCATCGTAGTCGAAGATTTTAATCATTTGGGGCAGCTGCTCCTGCAGGCCATGGCTAGAAGTTCTAAAGATGGACTTACAAAACCAGAGCATGTCATGATGGAATTTATACGCTTTGGTCTGCAAAATCCCTATCAATATGAAATTATGTTTATGATAAGGGACGAAGAATTGCTTGCTTATTGCCGGGCAGAACAGAATCGTTGTTATGAATTATTCGCCACCATTATCCGTCATCATATGAACCACAAAAACTACACAAACGAAGAACGGATCCAATTACCCCACAGTTTATTTTTATCCATTCACGGATTCATCTCTTATTACATCCAAGACCGCTTGCCATTTGAAGAAGTCAGGGCTGAAGCAGCTTCACATGTAAGCATCATGTGCAGTCGTCTGTAG
- a CDS encoding glucose-6-phosphate isomerase, with the protein MAKKVTFDYSKALEFVGQHEVDYLAEPIRLAHEQLHNGTGAGSDFLGWIDLPTNYDKEEFSRIQKAAAKIQSDSEVLIVIGIGGSYLGARAAIEMLTHSFYNELPKEKRKTPEIYFAGNNISSTYVNHLLELVEGKDFSVNVISKSGTTTEPAIAFRIFRAALEKKYGKEEARKRIYATTDKARGALKKLATEEGYESFIIPDDVGGRYSVLTAVGLLPIATAGINIEEMMQGAADASKEFANPNVAENQSYQYAAVRNALYRKGKGTEILVNYEPSLHFVSEWWKQLFGESEGKDFKGIYPASVDFSTDLHSMGQFIQEGSRNIFETVIQVEEVPSHISIEADPDDLDGLNFLEGKTMDFVNKKAFQGTLLAHTDGQVPNLIVNVPDMSPYSFGYLVYFFEKACGISGYLMGVNPFDQPGVEAYKKNMFALLGKPGYEEEKAKLEARLTE; encoded by the coding sequence ATGGCTAAAAAAGTAACTTTTGATTACAGTAAAGCTCTTGAATTTGTAGGTCAACATGAAGTGGACTATTTGGCAGAGCCAATTCGTCTTGCTCACGAGCAACTTCACAATGGTACAGGTGCAGGTTCTGACTTCCTAGGATGGATTGATCTTCCTACAAACTATGACAAAGAAGAGTTCTCCCGCATTCAAAAAGCAGCTGCAAAAATCCAAAGCGACTCTGAAGTACTGATCGTCATCGGTATCGGCGGTTCTTACCTTGGTGCGCGTGCAGCAATTGAAATGTTGACTCATTCTTTCTACAATGAGCTGCCAAAAGAAAAACGTAAAACTCCAGAAATCTATTTCGCAGGTAATAACATTAGCTCTACATATGTAAATCATCTGCTTGAGCTGGTTGAAGGAAAAGACTTCTCTGTCAATGTAATCTCTAAATCCGGTACTACAACGGAGCCAGCGATTGCATTCCGTATCTTCCGTGCTGCACTGGAGAAAAAATATGGTAAAGAAGAAGCTCGCAAACGTATTTACGCAACAACAGATAAAGCACGCGGTGCACTGAAAAAACTTGCAACGGAAGAAGGTTATGAGTCCTTCATTATTCCTGATGATGTAGGTGGTCGTTATTCTGTACTTACAGCAGTAGGACTTCTGCCTATCGCTACAGCAGGTATTAACATTGAAGAAATGATGCAAGGTGCAGCAGATGCTTCCAAAGAATTTGCTAACCCGAATGTTGCAGAAAACCAAAGTTATCAGTACGCTGCAGTGCGTAATGCTCTGTATCGTAAAGGTAAAGGAACAGAAATCTTGGTAAACTACGAGCCATCCTTGCACTTTGTATCCGAATGGTGGAAACAGTTGTTTGGTGAAAGTGAAGGAAAAGACTTCAAAGGAATCTATCCTGCTTCCGTTGATTTCTCAACAGACCTTCACTCCATGGGACAATTCATTCAAGAAGGAAGCCGTAACATTTTTGAAACGGTTATCCAAGTGGAAGAAGTGCCAAGCCACATCTCCATTGAAGCAGATCCAGACGATCTAGATGGACTGAACTTCCTTGAAGGGAAAACAATGGACTTTGTTAATAAAAAAGCATTCCAAGGTACGCTTCTGGCCCACACAGATGGTCAAGTGCCGAATCTTATTGTAAATGTTCCAGATATGTCTCCATATTCTTTCGGATATCTGGTATACTTCTTTGAAAAAGCATGCGGAATCAGTGGATACCTGATGGGTGTTAATCCATTTGACCAACCGGGTGTAGAAGCTTACAAAAAGAATATGTTCGCTCTTCTGGGTAAACCAGGTTATGAAGAAGAAAAAGCAAAACTTGAAGCTAGACTTACTGAATAA
- a CDS encoding general stress protein, giving the protein MRKTLEKRLVYLYTGELFSIITFVPVCYLVNYVFPSLQLYSLYSFWISFILLEFLLLQGTIYWYAKCKRLRNENKTITPIKIVRQLHDLKLVNIVMIITAIVIFFFDFIKWYPSLPLQGLTIAFFIYIFAILEFINYFYIQLSYDNISDIKSLIRMRKLKYSSLNKDFKRMRSSR; this is encoded by the coding sequence TTGAGAAAAACATTAGAAAAAAGGTTGGTTTATTTATATACAGGGGAATTGTTTTCTATAATCACTTTTGTACCTGTTTGTTATCTGGTAAATTACGTATTCCCCAGCTTACAATTGTATTCCCTATATTCGTTTTGGATATCTTTTATACTCTTAGAATTCCTTTTATTACAAGGAACGATTTATTGGTATGCAAAATGTAAAAGGCTAAGAAATGAGAATAAGACCATAACCCCGATTAAGATTGTACGACAGTTACATGATTTAAAATTGGTGAATATAGTTATGATTATAACCGCAATTGTTATATTTTTCTTCGATTTCATTAAATGGTATCCATCTTTACCTCTACAGGGATTAACAATCGCCTTCTTCATTTATATTTTTGCTATTTTAGAGTTTATAAACTACTTCTACATTCAGCTCTCCTATGATAATATCTCTGACATTAAAAGTTTGATAAGAATGAGAAAACTGAAGTATTCCAGTTTAAATAAGGATTTTAAACGAATGAGAAGTTCTCGATAA
- a CDS encoding YigZ family protein: MIEQYRTVRAAGNKEIVIKKSRFIGYVMPVQNEEEAIQFIEDIKKKHWNATHNCSAYMIGERDEIQKQSDDGEPSGTAGKPILEVIKNQGLKNVAIVVTRYFGGIMLGAGGLIRAYTDGAVAAIEAGEAITKVLHREVFVELDYTWLGKVENELRNRQVRMGETTFTDKVKLTCLPVDREAERFIEFMTDLTQGQSVITEGQQLYFIEGE, translated from the coding sequence ATGATTGAGCAGTACAGAACCGTTCGAGCAGCGGGGAACAAGGAAATTGTAATTAAGAAATCTCGATTTATTGGTTATGTTATGCCTGTACAAAATGAGGAAGAAGCGATCCAATTTATTGAAGATATTAAGAAAAAACATTGGAATGCCACTCATAATTGTTCAGCATATATGATTGGTGAACGGGATGAGATTCAGAAGCAGTCTGATGATGGAGAGCCAAGCGGGACCGCAGGGAAACCTATTTTGGAGGTGATCAAAAATCAGGGACTGAAAAATGTCGCTATCGTGGTAACAAGATATTTTGGCGGTATTATGCTGGGTGCCGGGGGACTGATTCGCGCTTATACGGATGGAGCAGTTGCTGCGATTGAGGCTGGAGAAGCGATTACAAAAGTGCTTCACCGCGAAGTTTTCGTAGAACTGGATTACACTTGGCTGGGAAAAGTGGAAAACGAGCTGAGAAACAGGCAGGTTCGCATGGGAGAGACTACATTTACTGACAAAGTCAAGCTGACATGTCTGCCGGTAGATCGAGAAGCAGAGCGATTCATCGAGTTTATGACAGATCTAACACAAGGTCAATCTGTGATCACGGAGGGACAGCAGCTTTATTTTATTGAAGGAGAATAA
- a CDS encoding MBL fold metallo-hydrolase — MTKYNKLTFLGTGDAMGVPRLYCDCKVCEEARTTGENRRYRSSVFVESAEGEFFIDGGPDFRHQMEMMEKRKLHTMLVTHPHFDHIGGLPEWADACRWLGEKGKLYAPQEVLNAIQEQFPWLGNHIEMIPVDLENGLVLAGFHIRAWKVNHGKNGYSYAYRLEKDGYIWVYCSDSINLSEEEQKLLYGLDLLVLGTSFYHEEAAFETRSVYDMMEAQELIAKVKPKQTIFTHMSHDVDLRKDYTLSPDIMLAYTGLTHSLQ, encoded by the coding sequence ATGACAAAATATAATAAGCTGACCTTTCTTGGTACGGGTGACGCTATGGGTGTGCCGAGGCTATATTGTGATTGTAAAGTGTGTGAGGAAGCAAGAACAACCGGGGAGAATCGCCGGTATCGCTCTTCGGTTTTTGTAGAGAGTGCTGAGGGTGAGTTTTTCATTGATGGAGGGCCCGATTTTCGGCACCAGATGGAAATGATGGAGAAACGTAAACTTCACACGATGCTGGTGACACATCCTCATTTTGATCATATTGGCGGACTTCCTGAATGGGCTGATGCTTGCCGGTGGCTTGGAGAGAAGGGTAAGCTCTATGCACCGCAAGAAGTGCTGAATGCGATTCAGGAACAGTTTCCTTGGCTAGGGAACCATATCGAGATGATACCGGTTGATCTGGAGAATGGTCTTGTGCTTGCGGGATTCCACATCCGGGCCTGGAAAGTAAACCATGGGAAGAACGGTTACTCCTATGCATATCGTCTTGAGAAGGATGGGTACATATGGGTGTACTGCTCTGATTCTATTAACTTAAGCGAAGAAGAACAAAAATTGCTGTATGGTCTTGATCTGCTTGTGCTGGGTACAAGTTTTTATCATGAGGAAGCTGCTTTTGAAACTCGGTCGGTATACGACATGATGGAAGCCCAAGAACTCATTGCCAAGGTAAAGCCAAAACAAACAATTTTCACTCATATGTCTCATGACGTTGATCTACGCAAAGACTATACGTTAAGCCCAGATATCATGCTTGCTTATACCGGGCTAACGCATTCGTTACAATAA
- a CDS encoding ABC transporter substrate-binding protein, with the protein MKYSNWFRNMLPLLLILGLLLTACDNQEDQTKAGDAGNEITDKVSSPVQGGSINIAVQDDPKIMNPLIATDRITLTVNQSLYAPLFYMDNGKKVYALAERAYASKDYKTYFIKLREGLTWHDGKAITADDIVFTVNQIIDETQNSPFRSQYVFDGQPVRVVKIDELTVKFVLPAATPSFEGALLYLYPIPKHIYQGEKDIAHSSKNDHPIGSGPFKYKEYAPGEHLTLERFEDYYDGAAYLDTISYQIMDPDTADQALREGVVQMSLINNDEYETLSESGEYNLVTYADGRLQYMVFNMNTAAMKKKEVREAIAYALDKEEMIRISYLSSRFADPASSIFTPDTLYHTSEVRTYDYNPEKSKQLLEQADVSNLKIRLAYVKSSNTQMNQALYIQQKLKKVGIKVELKPMEASAYEKKKLDQNNTDFELSLAGYILGPDPVSYESLYKSSGVYNESHAENKDLDTLWERASVEVDSAVRQKLYVQIQQKIAKELQVLPIAYTKSVIAVSKGYGGLEEATAQPIVLFRDLSKIYFIK; encoded by the coding sequence ATGAAATATTCAAATTGGTTTCGAAATATGTTGCCGCTTCTTCTTATCTTAGGGTTACTGCTGACCGCATGTGACAACCAAGAAGATCAGACGAAAGCGGGAGACGCTGGCAATGAAATAACAGATAAGGTTAGCTCACCTGTACAGGGCGGCAGTATCAATATCGCCGTACAAGATGATCCGAAGATAATGAATCCCTTAATAGCGACAGATCGGATTACGCTTACCGTGAACCAGTCGCTCTATGCGCCGCTATTTTACATGGACAATGGGAAGAAAGTGTATGCGTTGGCCGAGCGTGCATATGCTTCAAAAGACTATAAAACGTATTTTATCAAGCTGAGAGAAGGACTTACATGGCATGATGGAAAAGCCATTACGGCCGATGATATTGTGTTTACAGTCAATCAAATCATAGATGAGACTCAGAATAGTCCTTTTCGAAGTCAATATGTTTTTGATGGACAGCCTGTAAGGGTAGTAAAGATTGATGAGCTGACTGTCAAATTTGTACTGCCCGCAGCCACTCCTTCATTCGAAGGTGCACTACTGTATCTGTATCCGATTCCGAAGCATATCTATCAAGGCGAGAAAGATATCGCCCATAGTTCTAAAAACGATCATCCTATTGGGTCGGGTCCTTTTAAATATAAGGAATACGCACCAGGTGAGCATCTAACTTTGGAGCGTTTTGAAGACTATTATGACGGAGCAGCCTATTTGGATACGATTTCGTATCAAATCATGGACCCGGATACAGCCGATCAAGCACTTCGCGAGGGTGTTGTGCAGATGTCGCTGATTAATAACGATGAATATGAGACGCTGAGTGAATCAGGAGAATATAACCTCGTAACTTATGCAGATGGACGTCTGCAGTACATGGTATTTAATATGAACACAGCAGCGATGAAAAAGAAAGAAGTCCGTGAAGCGATCGCCTATGCGTTGGACAAAGAAGAAATGATTCGAATCTCTTATCTGTCGAGCAGGTTCGCAGATCCTGCGTCTTCTATATTTACACCGGATACGTTGTATCATACTTCGGAAGTAAGGACCTATGATTATAATCCAGAGAAGTCTAAGCAATTGCTCGAACAAGCAGATGTTTCAAATTTAAAAATCCGCCTTGCTTATGTAAAGTCCAGCAATACGCAAATGAATCAGGCTCTCTACATCCAGCAGAAACTAAAAAAGGTTGGAATTAAGGTCGAGCTAAAACCGATGGAAGCATCCGCGTATGAAAAAAAGAAATTAGATCAAAACAATACTGATTTTGAGCTTTCGCTTGCTGGATATATTCTCGGTCCAGATCCTGTCAGTTATGAGTCTCTCTATAAGAGTAGCGGGGTATATAATGAATCACACGCGGAGAACAAAGACCTGGATACACTTTGGGAACGCGCCTCTGTAGAAGTGGATTCAGCTGTTCGTCAGAAGTTATATGTACAGATTCAGCAGAAGATTGCAAAAGAACTTCAGGTTTTGCCGATTGCTTATACAAAAAGTGTCATCGCAGTAAGTAAAGGTTATGGTGGTCTAGAGGAAGCGACTGCTCAGCCGATTGTACTCTTCCGTGATTTATCCAAAATTTATTTTATTAAATAA
- a CDS encoding ABC transporter substrate-binding protein, with amino-acid sequence MGAFNVHTKKHPFHLLGAAMLMLILVLAGCGSQTTEGSSGNEPAQPASSNTTSEGTTNTDTYTVKHAMGETKIKGTPQKVVILTNEGTEALLALGVTPVGAVKSWTGDPWYAHIKDQMEGVTVVGDESQPNLELIAGLQPDLIIGNKMRQEKVYDQLKAIAPTVMAEDLRGDWEINFKLYAEALNKTEEGAAKITEFNDRIADFKSKAGDKVNETVSVVRFMAGKTRIYHTDTFTGNIFAKIGLGRTELTQNATEFVDEITKERLPEADADRLFYFTYDTGDGKGNDTETEMVQDPLWQNLSAVKNGRAYKVDDAIWNTAGGILAANLLLDELYGFYEIAE; translated from the coding sequence ATGGGGGCTTTTAACGTACATACAAAGAAACATCCTTTTCACTTACTCGGAGCGGCAATGCTTATGCTCATTCTCGTTCTAGCTGGTTGTGGGAGCCAGACGACGGAAGGCAGTTCAGGTAATGAACCTGCACAGCCGGCATCCAGCAATACAACAAGCGAAGGAACAACAAATACGGATACATACACGGTAAAACATGCAATGGGTGAAACAAAAATAAAAGGAACACCGCAGAAAGTCGTTATTCTGACCAACGAAGGAACAGAGGCACTGCTTGCTCTAGGAGTTACACCCGTCGGGGCTGTGAAATCATGGACAGGTGATCCTTGGTACGCCCATATCAAAGATCAGATGGAAGGTGTAACGGTAGTCGGTGATGAGAGTCAGCCGAACCTTGAACTTATCGCAGGTTTGCAGCCTGATCTAATTATCGGTAATAAAATGCGCCAAGAAAAAGTCTATGATCAGTTAAAAGCGATTGCCCCAACTGTTATGGCTGAGGATCTTCGCGGAGACTGGGAGATCAACTTCAAACTATATGCAGAGGCACTGAATAAAACCGAAGAAGGCGCAGCAAAAATCACCGAATTCAATGATCGCATTGCGGATTTCAAATCTAAAGCAGGCGATAAAGTGAATGAAACGGTATCTGTGGTTCGTTTTATGGCTGGCAAAACCAGAATTTATCATACCGATACTTTCACAGGTAACATCTTTGCAAAAATAGGACTGGGGAGGACAGAACTTACCCAAAATGCAACTGAATTCGTAGATGAGATTACGAAGGAACGTTTGCCAGAAGCGGATGCAGATCGCCTTTTCTACTTTACCTATGACACAGGCGACGGCAAAGGAAATGATACCGAAACAGAGATGGTACAAGACCCACTCTGGCAAAACCTAAGCGCAGTCAAAAATGGCCGTGCATATAAAGTAGATGATGCCATATGGAATACAGCCGGCGGTATTCTCGCCGCTAACTTACTTCTTGATGAACTCTACGGATTTTATGAAATTGCAGAATAA
- a CDS encoding ABC transporter ATP-binding protein: protein MDILCAEKLGLSYGDAYIFENMDVAIPQGKITVFIGSNGCGKSTLLRSLARLLKPQQGSVILDGEQIAEMKTKDIARKLAILPQGPVAPEGLTVLQLVKQGRYPYQTWLKQWSPEDEQAVDRALVSTKMKELKGRTVDSLSGGQRQRAWIAMTLAQETPVILLDEPTTYLDLTHQIEVLDLLYDLNRSEQRTIVMVLHDINLACRYADHIVAIKNGGIEATGHPAAVINAELMEKVFDLRCHIIPDPIFGTPLCIPHGKGGLHKPLKETVSINNQMISQ, encoded by the coding sequence ATGGATATTTTGTGCGCCGAGAAGCTGGGACTCTCATACGGAGATGCATACATTTTTGAAAATATGGATGTAGCCATTCCGCAAGGAAAAATAACCGTGTTCATCGGGAGTAACGGCTGCGGGAAATCAACGCTGCTGCGTTCCCTTGCAAGACTACTAAAGCCTCAGCAAGGGTCTGTCATTCTAGATGGCGAACAAATCGCAGAGATGAAGACAAAGGACATTGCCCGTAAGCTCGCTATTCTTCCGCAGGGACCTGTTGCTCCTGAAGGACTTACAGTGCTCCAGCTGGTGAAACAAGGGAGATACCCTTACCAGACCTGGCTAAAGCAGTGGTCGCCAGAAGATGAGCAGGCCGTGGATAGAGCTTTGGTCTCTACGAAAATGAAGGAACTTAAAGGTCGGACCGTAGATTCCTTGTCTGGCGGCCAAAGACAGCGGGCTTGGATTGCGATGACGCTGGCGCAAGAAACACCGGTCATTCTGCTAGATGAGCCAACGACCTACCTAGATCTGACCCACCAGATTGAAGTGCTGGATCTGCTGTATGATTTGAATCGATCAGAGCAGCGTACGATTGTAATGGTGCTTCACGATATCAACCTGGCTTGTCGTTATGCGGATCATATTGTAGCAATCAAAAACGGGGGTATAGAAGCGACAGGGCATCCAGCAGCTGTGATCAATGCAGAACTTATGGAAAAGGTTTTTGACCTAAGGTGTCATATTATTCCCGATCCTATATTCGGGACTCCACTGTGCATTCCTCACGGTAAAGGCGGACTTCATAAGCCTCTTAAGGAGACAGTAAGTATAAATAACCAAATGATTTCACAATAA